One window from the genome of Pyrobaculum ferrireducens encodes:
- a CDS encoding ATP-binding protein: MWELLLLLLLLALTMNDGVLVGIGKTGPVYLAMDRHVVITGPTRSGKTRLAKKIIARSGLPALVLDWHGEYGGLSIDARKLKFTFDKFDKKLLVEILGLSLNLNEPSIYFLYRAVRGRRLETLRDVHIALEDFLVTTRSEVEMKAAIARRLEYVIDVFEEGVIPVDMLFKTKKTISINLSKLKLYEEKILVILFILSSLYNFLFEKGISRGPERLLVIDEAQNILGRGDVVKYLIFESAKYGLRIVLVSNEMPAQDLLVHCNLVITRPHYTYNVKTARAAVVRDNKITELWIV; encoded by the coding sequence GTGTGGGAACTCCTTTTGCTACTTCTGCTTCTTGCCCTTACTATGAACGACGGCGTGCTCGTCGGCATTGGGAAGACCGGGCCGGTGTACCTCGCCATGGATAGACACGTCGTAATAACCGGCCCCACCAGGAGCGGCAAGACGAGGCTAGCCAAGAAGATAATCGCCAGGTCAGGACTGCCTGCGCTGGTGCTGGACTGGCATGGGGAGTACGGGGGTCTTTCTATAGATGCCAGGAAGCTGAAGTTCACCTTCGATAAGTTCGACAAGAAACTTCTAGTGGAGATACTAGGCCTGTCGCTTAATCTCAACGAGCCGAGTATCTACTTCCTCTACAGAGCGGTGAGAGGCAGGCGGCTGGAGACTCTGAGGGATGTCCACATAGCGCTGGAGGATTTCCTCGTCACCACTAGGAGCGAGGTGGAGATGAAGGCGGCGATAGCCCGGAGGCTGGAATATGTAATTGACGTCTTCGAAGAGGGGGTAATACCCGTCGACATGTTATTCAAGACAAAGAAAACTATATCAATAAATCTTTCAAAACTAAAACTATATGAAGAAAAAATTTTAGTAATTTTATTCATACTGTCCTCATTATATAATTTTTTATTTGAAAAAGGTATTAGCAGAGGCCCGGAGAGGCTATTGGTAATAGACGAGGCGCAGAACATCTTGGGGAGAGGCGACGTGGTGAAGTACTTAATTTTCGAAAGCGCAAAGTACGGGCTCAGGATAGTGCTTGTGAGCAACGAAATGCCGGCGCAGGACCTCCTCGTCCACTGCAATCTTGTAATCACGAGGCCTCACTACACCTACAACGTAAAGACGGCACGCGCCGCTGTTGTGAGGGATAATAAAATCACCGAGCTATGGATAGTGTAG
- a CDS encoding phosphoribosyltransferase, with amino-acid sequence MAIVEIGGVKVRFITWAEGIALSEALARRIEESGYRPEVIIAISRGGLVPARIISDVLGVDDVISMGVKYWGLAQRRAERPLLYHSIEPGVIRDRRVLIADEVADTGHTLMLAKNLLDLIGAAEVKTAVLHLKTTSRFTPDYYAEKVEEWVWISYPWSRYEDLREFKKRGHDISKYIDKIC; translated from the coding sequence ATGGCAATAGTGGAGATAGGCGGCGTCAAGGTGCGCTTCATTACGTGGGCCGAGGGGATAGCGCTCAGCGAGGCCCTGGCGAGGAGGATAGAGGAGAGCGGCTACCGGCCCGAGGTTATAATCGCCATCTCCCGCGGCGGGCTGGTGCCGGCTAGGATAATCAGCGACGTCCTGGGGGTAGACGACGTCATCTCCATGGGCGTGAAGTACTGGGGGCTGGCCCAGAGACGCGCCGAGAGGCCCCTCCTCTACCACAGCATCGAGCCCGGCGTGATCCGCGACAGGAGAGTCCTCATAGCCGACGAAGTAGCCGACACAGGACACACCCTCATGCTCGCAAAAAACCTCCTAGACCTCATAGGCGCCGCCGAGGTGAAGACCGCCGTCCTCCACCTAAAAACCACCAGCAGATTCACCCCCGACTACTACGCAGAGAAGGTAGAAGAGTGGGTCTGGATATCCTACCCATGGAGCCGCTACGAAGACCTAAGAGAATTCAAGAAGAGGGGACACGACATATCTAAATACATCGACAAGATATGTTAA
- a CDS encoding MBL fold metallo-hydrolase: protein MFSRAGVGWVYEGFFAVDAPEDVDVGVVLVTHHHERHVAGARRAQLVVMNPLEYSMAADLERALRYAEVVLRRAGAAGRPSASVGPFRGSVYKFTAGWVDLGDVSVRVIPCGSHTWGHTCFGVENAVFVGDLGGWIVSVGAFLKVLASMKGLRGYVAYTGEGERIPLEEYVQRLEGDFKRLLRRYVECLGERTPYRIALCARGGGDVLRLSEEGLAFVKYLAESGYAKIVSSSPYVVRPA from the coding sequence GTGTTTTCTCGGGCGGGGGTTGGGTGGGTATATGAGGGCTTCTTCGCCGTCGACGCGCCGGAGGACGTAGATGTGGGGGTGGTCTTGGTGACTCACCACCACGAGAGGCACGTGGCGGGGGCCCGGAGGGCGCAGCTGGTTGTTATGAATCCTCTGGAGTACAGCATGGCCGCCGACTTGGAGAGGGCTTTGAGGTATGCCGAGGTTGTGCTGAGGCGGGCGGGGGCGGCGGGGAGGCCGTCGGCCTCTGTGGGGCCTTTCCGCGGCTCGGTTTATAAATTCACGGCGGGGTGGGTGGATCTGGGGGACGTCTCGGTGAGGGTCATCCCGTGCGGGTCCCATACCTGGGGCCATACCTGTTTCGGGGTTGAGAACGCGGTGTTTGTGGGGGATCTGGGGGGCTGGATTGTGAGCGTGGGGGCTTTTCTAAAGGTGCTCGCCTCTATGAAGGGGTTGAGGGGATACGTGGCGTATACGGGGGAGGGGGAGAGGATCCCCCTGGAGGAGTATGTGCAGAGGCTTGAGGGGGATTTCAAGCGGCTGTTGAGGAGGTATGTGGAGTGCCTCGGCGAGAGGACTCCCTACAGAATTGCGCTGTGCGCCAGGGGTGGGGGGGACGTGTTGAGGCTGTCGGAGGAGGGCCTCGCCTTTGTGAAGTACCTGGCGGAGAGCGGCTATGCGAAGATAGTCAGCTCCTCCCCCTACGTGGTGAGGCCGGCGTAG
- a CDS encoding CTP synthase — MPKLVVVTGGVMSGVGKGVVVASIGRILRARGLSVNAVKIDPYINVDAGTMNPYAHGEVFVTYDGGETDLDLGHYERFLDVELPRRNNITSGQIYFSVIEKERRGDYLGQTVQLIPHVTDEIKRRVTEAAGGYDVTLVEIGGTVGDYEQLPFLEAVRQLRLEMGEDVVFIHVAWVPLLRVTNEFKTKPLQHSVAELRRYGIQPDAVVVRSEKPIDAGAVKKIALFAHVPQYAIFNSYDVDTTYRVPLILEQQGMGDFLVRRLRLASREPSYREWEEFLSKLSAPRYRAVVGMCGKYVELPDAYLSIVEALKHAGAALDVKPELVWINSVEVEKDPDRLGKLGLDAMVVLPGFGKRGTEGMIECVRHARVEKIPFLGICFGMQLAVVEFARNVLGLREANSTELDPETPHPVVHLAPEQKEVDVLGGSMILGNREVEIVPGTLAASLYGTNATVERHRHRYEINLSYLPKLSEAGLVVSGWRRDVRRVEIIELPGHPYFIATQFHPEFRSRPAKPRPVFLGLLKAALTSRR; from the coding sequence GTGCCGAAGTTGGTAGTTGTGACTGGGGGGGTGATGTCGGGCGTGGGTAAGGGGGTTGTCGTGGCTAGCATTGGCAGAATTTTGAGGGCGCGGGGCCTTTCTGTAAACGCGGTTAAGATAGACCCGTATATCAACGTCGACGCCGGGACTATGAACCCCTACGCCCACGGGGAGGTCTTCGTCACGTACGACGGGGGTGAGACCGACCTTGACCTGGGGCACTACGAGAGGTTTCTGGACGTGGAGCTTCCCCGGAGGAACAACATCACCTCTGGCCAGATCTACTTCTCTGTCATCGAGAAGGAGAGGAGGGGCGACTACCTGGGTCAGACGGTTCAGCTAATCCCCCACGTCACTGACGAGATTAAGAGGAGGGTTACCGAGGCGGCGGGGGGGTACGACGTGACTTTGGTGGAGATTGGGGGGACTGTGGGCGACTACGAGCAGTTGCCGTTTCTGGAGGCTGTCCGCCAGCTGAGGCTGGAGATGGGTGAGGACGTGGTTTTTATCCACGTTGCGTGGGTTCCCCTTCTCAGAGTGACTAACGAGTTTAAGACTAAGCCTCTGCAACACAGCGTGGCGGAGCTTAGGCGCTACGGCATACAGCCCGACGCCGTGGTTGTGAGGTCTGAGAAGCCTATCGACGCCGGCGCCGTGAAGAAAATTGCGCTGTTTGCCCACGTGCCTCAGTACGCCATCTTCAACTCTTATGACGTGGACACCACCTACAGGGTGCCGCTGATTTTGGAACAGCAGGGTATGGGGGATTTCCTCGTGCGTAGGCTCCGCCTCGCCTCGCGGGAGCCGAGTTATAGGGAGTGGGAGGAGTTTCTCTCGAAGCTGTCGGCGCCGAGGTACAGGGCGGTGGTGGGGATGTGCGGCAAGTACGTGGAGCTTCCCGACGCCTATCTAAGCATTGTGGAGGCGTTGAAGCACGCCGGCGCCGCCCTCGACGTGAAGCCGGAGCTTGTCTGGATTAACTCGGTGGAGGTGGAGAAGGACCCGGATCGGCTGGGGAAGCTCGGGCTGGACGCCATGGTGGTGTTGCCGGGCTTTGGGAAGAGGGGGACAGAGGGTATGATTGAGTGTGTGCGCCACGCCCGTGTGGAGAAAATTCCGTTTCTCGGCATATGCTTCGGCATGCAGCTGGCGGTGGTGGAGTTCGCCCGGAATGTCCTCGGCCTTAGAGAGGCCAACTCGACGGAGCTCGACCCCGAGACTCCCCACCCCGTGGTCCACCTCGCGCCTGAGCAGAAGGAGGTAGACGTGTTGGGGGGTAGCATGATTCTGGGCAACAGGGAGGTGGAGATCGTCCCCGGCACCCTCGCCGCCTCGCTGTATGGGACAAACGCCACGGTGGAGAGGCATAGACATAGATACGAGATCAACCTATCCTACCTGCCTAAGCTGTCGGAGGCTGGGCTTGTGGTTTCTGGCTGGAGGAGGGATGTTAGGCGTGTGGAGATAATAGAGTTGCCGGGGCATCCCTACTTCATCGCGACGCAGTTCCACCCCGAGTTCCGCTCTAGGCCAGCTAAGCCGCGGCCGGTGTTCCTCGGCTTGTTGAAGGCGGCGCTGACGTCTAGGCGCTAG
- a CDS encoding S16 family serine protease has protein sequence MKKWFIAVLAVALVVAAAGWETYTVKVSSVEINALAVGPGGGAVLPIRVTLLTPGDGRAYVAGVPEAGQGFGPSAQIALYVASRLSGVPYTNYTALLRVLASDAQVGGPSASGYITVAMYALMNGLQLRNDTAMTGIILPDGLIGPVGGVSQKVSAAAESGIKTALVPIGEAPSGVRGIKVVEIGTVEEAIYYLTGRRIPTPPATAVDDSVFKAISRDLFNAIYSYYNQTVGRGYVDAAVIQSLKNKGYYYAAASLIYQGVVNYYKDQAASSGRTYRNLYNQALQMAKEAEAELSRIPLTVNNIDLVVASYTRLYEVYFQANSSRPDAGVMYARAVTLKSWVDEAKAMAYGPAINETGLAEVARMYLDYAKAMYAYLETTYGVTLGDYATAVQLAEDLYRRDLYLASMANSIEIIAETASALMSAAPDKYLNVARERALTNMARAAACGYTNTLPLSYLQFGDYYSGEGGNPQNALTYYIMASIYSTAMGDVSCMAAKGNVTLPRVNFSPPPQTPVKTTATTASPAVHGEEKGLWFVLILALLAAVALIYASRR, from the coding sequence ATGAAAAAGTGGTTTATCGCCGTGCTGGCGGTGGCGTTGGTTGTAGCCGCGGCGGGGTGGGAGACCTACACGGTTAAGGTGTCTTCTGTGGAGATCAACGCCCTGGCTGTGGGGCCGGGCGGCGGCGCCGTGTTGCCTATTAGAGTTACCCTGCTCACGCCGGGCGACGGCCGGGCGTATGTGGCCGGGGTGCCCGAGGCGGGCCAGGGCTTCGGCCCCTCGGCGCAGATTGCGCTGTATGTGGCCTCCCGCCTCTCGGGCGTCCCGTATACAAACTACACGGCTCTGCTCAGGGTGCTAGCCAGCGACGCCCAGGTCGGGGGGCCCTCGGCTAGTGGCTACATTACTGTGGCTATGTACGCCTTGATGAACGGGTTGCAACTTAGGAACGACACGGCGATGACAGGCATTATACTGCCGGACGGCTTGATAGGGCCTGTGGGCGGCGTGTCGCAGAAGGTAAGCGCGGCGGCGGAGAGCGGGATCAAGACGGCGCTTGTCCCAATAGGCGAGGCCCCCAGCGGCGTGAGGGGGATAAAGGTGGTTGAGATAGGTACGGTGGAGGAGGCCATATACTACTTAACCGGTAGGAGGATACCCACGCCGCCGGCGACGGCGGTGGACGACTCCGTATTCAAGGCGATTTCAAGAGACCTATTCAACGCCATCTACAGCTACTACAACCAGACGGTTGGCAGGGGCTACGTCGACGCGGCTGTGATTCAGAGTCTGAAGAACAAGGGCTATTACTACGCCGCAGCGTCTCTCATCTACCAAGGCGTCGTAAACTACTACAAGGACCAGGCGGCCTCCTCCGGCCGGACATACCGCAATTTGTACAACCAGGCCTTGCAGATGGCTAAGGAGGCGGAGGCGGAGCTCTCCCGTATCCCTCTGACAGTGAACAACATTGACCTCGTCGTGGCTAGCTACACGAGGCTGTACGAGGTCTACTTCCAGGCCAACTCCAGCAGGCCAGATGCCGGAGTCATGTACGCCCGGGCTGTGACTTTGAAATCTTGGGTCGACGAGGCGAAGGCCATGGCCTACGGCCCGGCTATAAACGAGACGGGCCTCGCGGAGGTGGCTAGAATGTACCTAGACTACGCCAAGGCCATGTACGCATATCTCGAAACTACCTACGGCGTAACGCTGGGCGACTACGCCACAGCCGTCCAGCTGGCCGAAGACCTTTACAGGAGGGACCTCTACCTGGCCTCCATGGCCAACTCCATTGAGATCATCGCGGAGACCGCCTCAGCGCTTATGTCTGCGGCTCCCGACAAGTACCTAAACGTGGCTAGGGAGAGGGCCCTCACCAACATGGCAAGGGCCGCCGCGTGCGGCTACACCAACACCCTGCCCCTAAGCTACCTCCAATTCGGCGACTACTACAGCGGGGAGGGCGGCAACCCGCAGAACGCCCTGACGTACTACATCATGGCGTCGATATACTCAACGGCGATGGGAGACGTGTCGTGCATGGCGGCTAAGGGAAATGTGACCCTGCCGAGGGTCAACTTCTCCCCGCCGCCGCAGACCCCCGTCAAGACCACGGCTACCACGGCCTCTCCGGCTGTGCATGGGGAGGAAAAAGGTCTGTGGTTTGTCTTGATTCTCGCCCTCTTGGCTGCCGTCGCTCTTATCTACGCCTCTAGACGATAA
- a CDS encoding helicase C-terminal domain-containing protein: MRYVLHAPPGFGKSRLIARLAAGRRSLIFVRSHVEGLQMARYVAEHGGDAGVLFGRRHLCPFRAESWARCFELRDSGVCKAKSRRAEAPIFDVEELYKLGVCPYEALHVEGRRKGVVVLPLAYLSKVSNISAVADLFEEVEFVALDEAHNLLSTVEVGDEELYSRRYCIGGGGGLTCLVLPLVGEVSGRARFLVAASASIVRQFSDIFTYFLRAEYVEVQRLPGEENLDVDYMPLKIRYRTRLKKRYVDAVIDKVRQIFREYGRAVVFLPNKELASLYASKIADLPVSDQPLGDIDHVIVTYYGSPISEGVNLNVKAGVLVGFPIPDVRSRELWDKVRILKRLGYDGYKYGVLFTAVNHVVQAAGRVMRGLDRERKYILLIDDRFAEYRSYLPRYLSRAV, translated from the coding sequence GTGAGGTACGTCCTGCACGCCCCCCCTGGGTTTGGGAAGTCTAGGCTGATCGCAAGGCTGGCGGCGGGTAGGCGTTCTCTAATCTTCGTCAGAAGCCACGTGGAGGGGCTCCAGATGGCTCGCTACGTGGCGGAGCACGGAGGCGACGCCGGCGTGCTGTTCGGAAGAAGACATCTATGCCCCTTTAGGGCGGAGAGCTGGGCTCGGTGCTTCGAGCTGAGGGATAGCGGGGTGTGTAAGGCTAAGTCTCGCAGGGCCGAGGCGCCGATTTTCGACGTAGAGGAGCTGTATAAATTGGGAGTGTGTCCATACGAGGCGCTCCACGTGGAGGGCAGGCGCAAGGGGGTGGTGGTGTTGCCCCTTGCCTATCTGTCGAAGGTGTCGAACATATCCGCCGTGGCTGACCTTTTCGAGGAGGTGGAGTTCGTCGCGCTGGACGAGGCGCATAACTTGCTGTCGACTGTGGAGGTCGGCGACGAGGAGCTTTACTCGCGGAGGTACTGCATCGGGGGTGGGGGCGGCTTGACGTGTCTCGTGTTGCCGCTAGTTGGCGAGGTGTCTGGGAGGGCCCGTTTCCTGGTGGCGGCAAGCGCCTCTATTGTGAGGCAGTTTTCAGATATTTTTACATATTTCCTAAGGGCCGAGTATGTAGAGGTACAGCGCCTGCCGGGGGAGGAGAATCTCGACGTAGATTACATGCCTCTGAAGATCAGGTACAGAACCCGTCTAAAGAAGCGGTATGTAGACGCGGTTATTGACAAGGTGAGGCAGATTTTCAGGGAGTATGGGAGGGCTGTGGTGTTTCTGCCAAACAAAGAGCTGGCATCGCTCTACGCTAGCAAAATTGCAGACCTGCCTGTGTCTGACCAGCCCCTAGGGGATATTGATCACGTAATAGTAACTTACTACGGTAGCCCCATTTCCGAGGGCGTTAACTTAAACGTAAAGGCTGGCGTGTTGGTTGGGTTTCCAATTCCAGATGTCCGTAGCCGGGAGCTGTGGGACAAGGTAAGGATTCTCAAGAGGCTTGGGTATGACGGGTATAAATACGGGGTGTTGTTCACCGCAGTTAACCACGTCGTGCAGGCCGCGGGGAGGGTCATGAGGGGGCTAGACAGAGAGAGGAAGTACATACTGCTAATAGACGACAGATTTGCTGAATACAGATCGTACCTCCCGCGGTACCTGTCGAGAGCCGTGTAG
- the surE gene encoding 5'/3'-nucleotidase SurE, protein MKIVVTNDDGPHTPLLEPLVEVLESRGHEVVVVVPERPRSAAGLARTYHKPLRVRRIGRFYVVNGFPADAVFMALKLVAPDADMVLSGVNVGENIGIEATYGSGTVGAAVQAGALGVPSIAVSMEVGGDVEFMKRVVGGAVESLRAGLDGALAASVNIPREWGGGVYCVRRLARSVYSERLYEGVDPRGERFYWRWGPRRESFERDTDAYYFYEMRGITVLGVSDSGIVNVGGFGREIGVRIGAKQINC, encoded by the coding sequence GTGAAGATAGTAGTGACTAACGACGACGGCCCTCATACGCCTCTTCTGGAGCCGCTTGTGGAGGTGCTCGAGTCGCGGGGCCACGAGGTGGTCGTCGTAGTCCCGGAGAGGCCGAGGTCCGCCGCGGGACTGGCGAGGACCTACCACAAGCCCCTGAGGGTGAGGAGGATTGGGCGGTTCTACGTGGTGAACGGCTTCCCCGCCGACGCCGTGTTTATGGCCTTGAAGCTGGTTGCGCCAGACGCCGACATGGTGCTCTCCGGCGTCAACGTGGGGGAGAACATCGGCATTGAGGCCACCTATGGAAGCGGCACTGTGGGGGCGGCTGTGCAGGCAGGCGCGCTGGGGGTGCCCTCAATCGCCGTCTCTATGGAGGTTGGCGGCGACGTGGAGTTTATGAAGAGGGTGGTGGGGGGAGCCGTCGAGTCGTTGCGAGCGGGCTTAGACGGGGCGCTGGCGGCCAGCGTCAACATACCTCGGGAGTGGGGAGGGGGTGTCTACTGCGTGAGGAGGCTCGCCAGATCGGTCTACAGTGAGAGGCTGTACGAAGGCGTGGATCCAAGGGGCGAGAGGTTTTACTGGAGGTGGGGGCCTAGGAGGGAGAGCTTCGAGCGGGATACAGACGCGTACTACTTCTACGAGATGCGTGGAATAACTGTGCTGGGTGTCTCCGACTCGGGGATAGTGAACGTCGGGGGGTTCGGCAGAGAAATAGGGGTGAGAATCGGGGCAAAGCAAATAAACTGCTGA
- a CDS encoding DUF123 domain-containing protein, with amino-acid sequence MYKSYIVFFQCAPQVVQTPARTFQLEGGTYAYVGSCGLNCAARLRRHLERRGRRRWHVDYLVCTPLYAVVTHIPEKELAKRLAACRPVTGFGSTDDPAAPSHLFQCQPGEALRYAGLTT; translated from the coding sequence ATGTATAAAAGCTACATCGTCTTTTTCCAATGCGCCCCCCAGGTGGTGCAGACCCCGGCAAGGACGTTCCAGCTGGAGGGGGGCACATACGCCTACGTGGGGTCGTGCGGTTTGAACTGCGCGGCGAGGCTCAGGAGACACCTCGAGAGACGGGGGAGGAGGAGGTGGCACGTTGACTACCTCGTCTGCACCCCCCTATACGCCGTCGTCACCCACATACCCGAAAAAGAACTCGCGAAAAGGCTGGCCGCCTGCCGCCCAGTAACCGGCTTCGGCTCCACCGACGACCCAGCCGCCCCCAGCCACCTCTTCCAGTGCCAGCCCGGCGAGGCCCTCCGCTACGCCGGCCTCACCACGTAG
- the ndhC gene encoding NADH-quinone oxidoreductase subunit A encodes MSDAVAVALAFTILFLLMIGTVYLVMLIAPRRPTPGKLMRYEAGNPETGPAKAPLAMQYLGYILMLVALEPAVAIPLAVQMAFKDLALTATAALIGGVVAVSASLYGYHYAKKIELWRASA; translated from the coding sequence ATGAGCGACGCGGTGGCCGTGGCCCTAGCCTTCACAATCCTTTTCCTCCTAATGATCGGGACTGTATACCTAGTAATGCTCATCGCCCCTAGGAGGCCAACGCCGGGTAAATTAATGCGCTACGAAGCCGGAAACCCCGAGACGGGCCCCGCCAAGGCCCCGCTGGCGATGCAGTACCTAGGCTACATACTAATGCTGGTGGCTCTTGAGCCAGCCGTGGCGATCCCCCTGGCGGTGCAGATGGCCTTCAAAGATCTGGCCCTTACGGCGACGGCGGCGTTGATAGGCGGCGTCGTGGCAGTATCCGCCTCGCTATACGGCTACCACTACGCCAAGAAGATAGAGCTCTGGAGAGCTAGCGCCTAG
- a CDS encoding recombinase family protein: MIPAVTYIRVSTEEQDPENQRLFLERWAGERGIHIVKHYVDVGVSGATEPWGRPAFREMAAEVEKLEPRPKVLLVYEISRLVRSFQELFTLLDVVENKLGLVVVSASEREQALQSLDGVYRQFLRAVLAFVATMEREFIRQRTKTALERARIRGRIWNVAERRGDIAQAVVDMYLSGASLRETARAFGLSLYEVRRILSAAGVYRPGPYTCPRCFSRLKVVERTAKVANGRYTVVERLYCPNCGYEESREGS, translated from the coding sequence TTGATCCCCGCGGTCACCTACATAAGAGTATCCACCGAGGAGCAGGACCCGGAGAACCAGCGGCTTTTTCTCGAGAGGTGGGCCGGGGAGAGGGGCATCCACATAGTGAAGCACTACGTAGATGTGGGGGTGTCCGGCGCCACGGAGCCCTGGGGAAGGCCGGCGTTTAGAGAGATGGCCGCCGAGGTGGAGAAACTCGAGCCGAGGCCTAAGGTGCTCCTCGTATACGAGATATCTAGGCTGGTGCGCTCCTTCCAGGAGCTCTTCACCCTCCTAGACGTGGTGGAGAACAAGCTGGGGCTGGTGGTGGTGTCGGCCTCCGAGAGGGAGCAGGCTCTGCAGAGCCTCGACGGGGTGTACCGCCAGTTTCTAAGGGCGGTCCTCGCCTTCGTGGCGACTATGGAGAGGGAGTTTATCAGGCAGAGGACCAAGACGGCGCTTGAGCGGGCTAGGATACGCGGCAGGATTTGGAACGTGGCGGAGAGGAGAGGCGACATTGCGCAAGCCGTCGTGGATATGTACCTCTCCGGCGCCTCGCTGAGGGAGACGGCGCGCGCCTTCGGCCTCTCGCTGTACGAAGTGAGGAGGATACTCTCAGCCGCCGGCGTCTACCGCCCGGGGCCCTACACATGCCCCCGCTGCTTCTCCCGACTAAAGGTCGTCGAGAGGACCGCAAAAGTGGCAAACGGCAGGTACACAGTGGTGGAGAGGCTCTACTGCCCAAACTGCGGCTACGAAGAGTCGAGAGAGGGGAGTTAG
- the cobB gene encoding NAD-dependent protein deacetylase has translation MDVAEVVAASRRCVVLTGAGISAESGVPTFRGPGGLWERYRPEELATPEAFERDPELVWRWYKWRQEVIYSASPNPGHYAVAELERLGVVKAVITQNVDGLHQRAGSTKVVELHGSIWRARCTKCGAVYKLEKPVEAVPPRCAKCGGLLRPDVVWFGEPLPQEAWREAAELAAASDVMIVVGTSGVVYPAAYIPQIAKRAGAVVIEVNIEPSAITPIADFFIRGRAGEVLPRLVEEVKNRLGTRQAQRHDSRQPSAPHRRDR, from the coding sequence ATGGATGTCGCGGAGGTGGTCGCGGCTTCGCGCCGCTGTGTTGTGCTCACCGGCGCGGGCATCTCGGCCGAGAGCGGCGTGCCGACGTTCAGAGGGCCAGGCGGCTTGTGGGAAAGGTACCGGCCTGAGGAGCTGGCCACGCCGGAGGCCTTCGAGAGGGACCCGGAGCTGGTGTGGAGGTGGTACAAGTGGCGCCAGGAGGTTATCTACAGCGCGTCGCCGAACCCCGGCCACTACGCCGTCGCCGAGCTTGAGAGGCTCGGCGTCGTCAAGGCTGTGATCACCCAGAACGTAGACGGCCTCCACCAGCGCGCCGGCAGTACAAAAGTCGTGGAGCTACACGGCTCCATATGGCGGGCCCGTTGTACCAAGTGCGGCGCCGTCTACAAGCTGGAGAAGCCGGTGGAGGCTGTCCCCCCGCGGTGCGCGAAGTGCGGAGGCCTCCTCAGGCCGGACGTCGTGTGGTTCGGAGAGCCCCTCCCCCAAGAGGCGTGGCGGGAGGCCGCGGAGCTCGCCGCGGCCTCAGACGTCATGATCGTAGTCGGCACATCCGGCGTGGTCTACCCAGCGGCGTATATACCGCAGATCGCTAAGAGGGCGGGGGCAGTCGTGATCGAGGTGAATATAGAGCCCTCGGCCATAACCCCCATAGCCGACTTCTTCATAAGAGGCAGAGCCGGGGAGGTCCTCCCCCGGCTAGTGGAGGAGGTTAAGAATAGGCTCGGAACCCGCCAAGCTCAACGCCACGACTCGCGCCAGCCATCGGCTCCTCATCGCCGGGATAGATAA
- a CDS encoding DNA-binding protein — protein MADIRTLSRTYNDKTDSFRIKLITIKFLREQVQNAKGNLVTFRPSKVAQDLHLYGRQDLRAKTVLIRAFLDDLVQRGYITIIKRSARGKVYGLYKANKFWDMLSIYEPEKVLEFLESEKIQQ, from the coding sequence ATGGCCGACATCCGGACTCTCTCACGAACTTACAACGACAAAACAGACTCTTTCCGTATCAAGCTAATCACCATCAAATTCCTCAGGGAGCAGGTGCAAAACGCCAAGGGCAACCTCGTGACCTTCCGCCCCTCAAAGGTGGCGCAGGACCTCCACCTCTACGGGCGGCAGGACCTAAGAGCCAAGACCGTGTTGATAAGAGCTTTTCTCGACGACTTGGTCCAGAGGGGCTACATCACGATAATTAAGAGAAGCGCAAGAGGAAAGGTATACGGCTTGTATAAAGCCAACAAGTTCTGGGATATGCTGTCGATATACGAGCCTGAGAAGGTTCTGGAGTTTTTAGAGTCAGAAAAAATTCAGCAGTAG